One Pseudoalteromonas undina genomic region harbors:
- a CDS encoding D-2-hydroxyglutarate dehydrogenase YdiJ: protein MIATITQQDAATELVANYLNTIKNQGFTGDTDASYATRLTASTDNSIYQQLPQGVIFPKSEKDIQVALQIASQDPFLSLTFGPRGGGTGTNGQSLTPGIVVDLSRYMREILEINVEEGWVRVQTGVIKDQLNDFLKPYGFFFSPDLSTSNRATIGGMISTDASGQGSLVYGKTSDHVLGLTTYLVDGTAMSTSPIDIEKAKIIADQESLIGKLYKTVLDISLNERDAILAKFPRLNRFLTGYDLEHVLSEDLQTFDMSRLITGSEGSLGIVTEAKLNLTPIAEFKTLINIKYDSFDSALRHSPFLVDARATSVETVDSKVLNLAREDIIWHSVSDLITDVANKDMQGLNMVEFNAVSPEDIKDKVDTLCKLLDECVANQTNGVIGYQLTSDKSDILKIYAMRKKSVGLLGNVKGSQKPLAFAEDTAVPPENLADYIVEFRALLDSYNLQYGMFGHVDAGVLHVRPALDMCDPEQEKLLRTISDEVVKLTAKYGGLMWGEHGKGYRSEYGPEFFGEHLFTQLRKIKSAFDPNNKINPGKICTPLESEDSLVSVDGQKRSYFDKQISIDVKTSFNNAMTCNGNGLCFNYDENSPMCPSYKVTGDRRNSPKGRAGLMREWLRLQESKDVNLLEVEKELNKGEVITWWERFVHSREKKQGVYDFSHEVKASMDECLACKACTTACPIKVDVPTFRARFLNYYHSYYARPLKDYLVGNIENSAPLMAKFARVINPIVKTSLVSSLIKKTVGYVDTPQLSIPALNKRVNKAQKFNLEFLKKLSTDEQSDYVLIVQDPFTSFYEAELVESFITLITQLGKKPMLLPFKPNGKPQHVKGFLHEFKLTAKNTAEFLNQLNDINAPLVGLDASLVMCYRDEYNTILENNRGDFNVQLAHEWLETQSFSALEAKQINTEFTLLSHCTETTALPKAASVWKNIFDELGLTLNTTSTGCCGMAGTYGHEAQNQANSKALYEMSWKPIVDKNKPEQLLSTGFSCRSQVKRYEKFKPKHPIELLAKVLS from the coding sequence ATGATAGCAACTATTACACAACAAGATGCCGCGACCGAGCTTGTCGCAAATTATTTAAATACTATAAAAAATCAAGGGTTTACTGGAGATACAGACGCAAGTTATGCAACCAGACTCACAGCATCAACTGATAACAGTATTTACCAGCAGCTTCCGCAAGGTGTTATTTTTCCTAAAAGCGAAAAAGACATTCAAGTTGCTCTGCAAATAGCATCGCAAGACCCTTTTTTATCGTTAACTTTTGGTCCTCGCGGTGGCGGCACAGGAACAAATGGTCAATCTTTAACGCCTGGTATTGTGGTTGATTTATCACGTTATATGCGTGAAATCCTCGAGATAAATGTTGAAGAAGGTTGGGTACGAGTTCAAACCGGTGTGATAAAAGATCAACTTAACGACTTTTTAAAACCGTATGGATTTTTCTTTTCACCCGATTTATCTACTAGTAACCGCGCCACTATTGGCGGCATGATCAGTACTGATGCATCGGGGCAAGGCTCCTTAGTTTATGGCAAAACCAGCGACCATGTTTTAGGGCTAACCACCTATTTAGTTGATGGCACTGCAATGTCTACCAGTCCAATAGACATTGAAAAAGCAAAAATAATTGCCGATCAGGAATCCTTAATTGGCAAACTCTACAAAACAGTATTAGACATATCACTTAATGAACGCGACGCTATATTAGCCAAATTTCCACGGTTAAATAGATTTTTAACCGGTTATGACCTAGAGCATGTGCTAAGTGAAGACTTACAAACTTTTGATATGAGCCGCTTAATAACCGGATCAGAAGGCTCTTTAGGCATAGTTACTGAAGCAAAATTAAACCTAACACCTATCGCAGAATTTAAAACCCTCATAAATATAAAATATGACAGTTTTGATTCTGCGCTTCGCCATTCACCATTTTTAGTTGATGCCCGCGCAACTTCAGTTGAAACTGTTGACAGCAAAGTATTAAATCTTGCCCGCGAAGATATTATTTGGCATTCAGTATCGGACTTAATAACCGACGTTGCTAATAAAGATATGCAAGGACTCAACATGGTTGAGTTTAATGCCGTATCACCAGAAGACATAAAAGACAAAGTAGACACATTATGTAAATTATTAGATGAGTGTGTAGCTAACCAAACTAATGGCGTTATTGGCTATCAGTTAACCAGTGATAAAAGCGATATACTGAAAATTTATGCAATGCGTAAAAAATCAGTGGGTTTACTCGGGAATGTAAAAGGCAGCCAAAAACCTCTCGCGTTTGCAGAAGACACCGCCGTTCCACCAGAAAATTTAGCCGATTATATTGTTGAATTTAGAGCGCTACTTGATAGCTATAATTTACAGTACGGTATGTTTGGTCATGTTGATGCTGGCGTTTTACATGTTAGGCCAGCACTGGATATGTGCGACCCTGAACAAGAAAAATTACTGCGCACTATTTCAGATGAAGTAGTAAAACTCACCGCAAAATACGGTGGTTTAATGTGGGGCGAGCACGGTAAAGGCTATAGAAGTGAATACGGTCCTGAATTTTTTGGTGAGCATTTATTTACGCAATTACGAAAAATAAAATCGGCGTTTGATCCAAATAATAAAATCAACCCCGGAAAAATATGTACCCCGCTTGAAAGTGAAGACTCACTAGTTAGCGTTGATGGGCAAAAGCGTTCTTACTTCGACAAGCAAATATCTATTGATGTTAAGACCAGTTTCAACAATGCAATGACCTGTAATGGTAACGGCTTATGTTTTAATTATGATGAAAACTCGCCAATGTGCCCGTCGTATAAAGTAACTGGCGATCGCCGTAATTCGCCAAAAGGTCGAGCAGGGCTAATGCGTGAATGGTTACGTCTTCAAGAGTCAAAAGATGTTAATTTACTTGAGGTAGAAAAAGAACTTAACAAGGGTGAAGTAATTACTTGGTGGGAGCGTTTTGTTCATAGCAGAGAGAAAAAACAAGGCGTTTACGATTTTTCGCATGAAGTAAAAGCCTCAATGGATGAATGTTTAGCGTGTAAAGCCTGTACTACGGCTTGCCCAATAAAAGTAGATGTGCCAACTTTCCGTGCCCGTTTTTTAAATTATTATCACAGTTATTATGCCCGCCCACTCAAAGATTACTTAGTGGGTAATATAGAAAACAGTGCACCGTTAATGGCAAAATTTGCTAGGGTTATTAATCCAATTGTAAAAACATCATTAGTTAGTAGTCTCATTAAAAAAACGGTAGGCTATGTTGATACCCCTCAGCTAAGTATTCCTGCACTCAACAAACGTGTAAACAAAGCGCAAAAATTTAATTTAGAATTTCTTAAAAAATTAAGTACCGATGAACAAAGTGATTACGTACTCATTGTTCAAGACCCATTCACCAGCTTTTATGAAGCAGAATTGGTTGAGAGTTTTATTACGCTAATTACTCAGCTTGGAAAAAAACCAATGCTGTTACCCTTTAAACCCAATGGCAAACCTCAGCACGTGAAAGGTTTTTTACATGAATTTAAGCTAACGGCAAAAAATACTGCAGAGTTTTTAAATCAGCTTAATGATATTAATGCTCCGCTAGTTGGCTTAGATGCGTCGTTAGTGATGTGTTATCGCGATGAATATAATACAATTTTAGAAAATAACCGTGGCGATTTTAATGTGCAACTTGCGCATGAATGGTTAGAAACACAATCGTTCAGTGCTTTAGAAGCTAAACAAATAAATACTGAATTTACCTTATTAAGTCACTGTACCGAAACGACTGCATTACCAAAAGCCGCAAGTGTGT
- a CDS encoding PGPGW domain-containing protein, with amino-acid sequence MKKLLMQISGTLFILLGLLFAVVPGPSLIFFIAGLFCFSMYYPKARGYLTWCQKALTRSCAYLNKKLAKN; translated from the coding sequence ATGAAAAAACTACTAATGCAGATCAGCGGAACACTGTTTATTTTACTCGGATTATTGTTTGCTGTGGTGCCAGGGCCATCGTTAATATTTTTTATTGCAGGCTTATTCTGCTTTTCTATGTATTACCCTAAAGCAAGAGGGTATTTAACTTGGTGTCAAAAAGCACTGACTCGTTCATGTGCCTATTTAAATAAAAAATTAGCAAAAAATTAA
- the ppsA gene encoding phosphoenolpyruvate synthase → MQEYVLWYQELGMQDVPRVGGKNASLGEMISNLANAGVQVPGGFATTSDAFNEFLEQSGLNAKIHDILDTLDVDDVNTLAKVGADIRQWIIDTPFQPSLDKAIRDAYSQLHGDASADVSFAVRSSATAEDMPDASFAGQQETFLNVVGIDSVMTAIKHVFASLFNDRAISYRVHQGYDHRGVALSAGIQRMVRSDKSASGVMFSIDTESGFEDVVFITSSYGLGEMVVQGAVNPDEFYVHKPTLLKNKPAVVRRNIGSKAIQMIYSQDKAHGKQVEIVDVDSALSNKFSITDEEVQDLAKQAVIIEKHYGRPMDIEWAKDGNDGKLYIVQARPETVRSNEDTNVMERFQLNGSSNVVVEGRAIGHKIGSGVVRVLDSIKEMDQVQVGDILVTDMTDPDWEPIMKRAAAIVTNRGGRTCHAAIIARELGIPAVVGCGNATDLIKAGQEVTVSCAEGDTGFIYEGILDFEVLTSRVDEMPELPMKIMMNVGNPDRAFDFARLPHSGVGLARVEFIINRMIGVHPKALLNFDAQTDALKAEITDMIAGYESPVEFYIGKLVEGISTLGCAFAPERVIVRMSDFKSNEYANLVGGQQYEPEEENPMIGFRGAARYISEDFRDCFALECEAIKRVRNSMDMTNIEIMIPFVRTLEEGKRVIELLEEHGLKRGENGLKVIMMCELPSNALMAEEFLEYFDGFSIGSNDLTQLTLGLDRDSGLIAHLFDERDPAIKKLLSMAIKTAKEKGKYVGICGQGPSDHEDFAAWLVEQGIDSVSLNPDTVLETWLYLADKLAK, encoded by the coding sequence GTGCAAGAATACGTTCTCTGGTATCAAGAGCTTGGTATGCAAGATGTTCCTCGAGTTGGTGGTAAAAATGCCTCACTTGGTGAAATGATTTCAAACTTAGCTAACGCAGGTGTGCAAGTCCCAGGTGGTTTTGCTACTACCTCAGACGCTTTTAACGAGTTTTTAGAACAATCAGGACTCAACGCAAAAATTCACGACATTTTAGATACTCTTGATGTTGATGATGTAAACACACTCGCCAAAGTCGGCGCCGATATCCGTCAGTGGATTATCGATACCCCATTCCAACCTAGTCTAGATAAAGCAATCCGCGATGCATACAGCCAACTTCATGGTGACGCTTCTGCAGATGTTTCATTCGCTGTTCGTTCATCAGCTACTGCTGAAGATATGCCAGACGCCTCGTTTGCAGGCCAACAAGAAACGTTCTTAAACGTTGTTGGTATTGATTCTGTAATGACTGCTATTAAACATGTATTCGCTTCGTTATTTAACGACCGCGCTATTTCTTATCGTGTTCACCAAGGCTACGATCACCGTGGTGTAGCGTTATCAGCGGGTATTCAACGCATGGTACGCTCTGATAAATCAGCATCAGGTGTTATGTTCAGTATTGATACTGAATCGGGCTTTGAAGATGTAGTGTTTATCACATCAAGCTATGGTTTGGGTGAAATGGTTGTACAGGGTGCGGTTAACCCAGATGAATTTTATGTTCATAAACCAACGCTACTTAAAAACAAGCCAGCTGTAGTACGTCGTAACATTGGCTCTAAAGCCATTCAAATGATTTACTCTCAAGACAAAGCTCATGGCAAACAAGTAGAAATTGTTGACGTAGACTCAGCACTTTCAAACAAATTTTCGATTACAGATGAAGAAGTGCAAGATCTTGCCAAACAAGCTGTAATCATTGAAAAACATTACGGTCGTCCAATGGACATCGAATGGGCAAAAGATGGTAACGATGGCAAACTATATATAGTTCAAGCGCGTCCAGAAACTGTTCGCTCAAACGAAGACACAAACGTAATGGAACGCTTCCAACTAAATGGCAGCAGCAATGTTGTTGTTGAAGGCCGTGCAATTGGTCATAAAATTGGTAGTGGTGTTGTGCGCGTACTTGATTCAATCAAAGAGATGGACCAAGTACAAGTAGGTGACATTTTAGTTACCGACATGACCGACCCTGATTGGGAACCTATCATGAAACGTGCGGCTGCGATTGTTACAAATCGTGGTGGTCGTACATGTCATGCTGCAATTATTGCACGTGAGTTAGGTATTCCAGCCGTTGTTGGTTGTGGTAATGCCACTGATTTAATTAAAGCTGGTCAAGAAGTTACCGTATCATGTGCCGAAGGCGATACAGGTTTCATCTACGAAGGTATTTTAGACTTTGAAGTGTTAACTTCACGCGTAGACGAAATGCCTGAATTACCAATGAAAATAATGATGAACGTAGGTAACCCAGATCGCGCATTCGATTTTGCTCGTTTACCACATTCAGGTGTTGGCCTTGCGCGCGTTGAGTTTATCATCAACCGTATGATTGGTGTTCACCCTAAAGCGTTATTAAATTTTGATGCACAAACTGATGCATTAAAAGCAGAAATTACTGACATGATTGCCGGTTACGAATCACCTGTTGAATTCTATATTGGTAAACTAGTTGAAGGTATTTCTACCTTAGGTTGTGCGTTTGCACCAGAGCGTGTAATTGTTCGTATGTCTGATTTTAAATCAAACGAATATGCTAACTTAGTGGGCGGCCAGCAATACGAGCCAGAAGAAGAAAACCCAATGATTGGTTTCCGTGGCGCTGCACGTTATATCTCTGAAGACTTCCGTGATTGTTTTGCACTTGAGTGTGAAGCTATAAAACGCGTAAGAAATAGCATGGATATGACCAACATCGAAATCATGATCCCATTCGTACGTACCCTTGAAGAAGGTAAACGCGTTATTGAATTACTTGAAGAACATGGCCTTAAACGTGGCGAAAATGGTCTTAAAGTAATCATGATGTGTGAGCTTCCGTCAAATGCATTAATGGCTGAAGAATTCTTAGAATACTTCGATGGTTTCTCTATCGGTTCTAACGATTTAACTCAGTTAACGCTTGGTCTTGATCGCGACTCAGGTTTAATAGCTCACCTATTTGATGAGCGCGACCCTGCAATCAAAAAGCTACTTTCTATGGCTATTAAAACAGCCAAAGAAAAAGGTAAATATGTAGGTATTTGTGGTCAAGGTCCTTCAGATCATGAAGACTTTGCAGCATGGTTAGTAGAGCAGGGCATTGACTCTGTTTCGCTAAACCCAGATACAGTACTAGAAACATGGTTATACTTAGCAGACAAACTTGCTAAGTAA
- the ppsR gene encoding posphoenolpyruvate synthetase regulatory kinase/phosphorylase PpsR, with the protein MRTAFYISDGTAITSEVFGHATLSLFPVEFNHKTIPFVETEEKAHEIKALINATSSKQGEKPLVFFTFVNHKLSEIIRSADAVSYDFLTTYSEKIESELNVAPVPKVHRTHSIHEKSYDFRIDAVNYALMNDDGGNIKNFAEADIILVGVSRSGKTPTSLYLALQYGIKAANYPITEDDLESEGLPKCLVPYKHKLFGLTIDPERLAAIRDRRMANSKYASIRQCRIEVREVEMLYKKHKIAHLNSTHHSVEEISAKIISDTGLERRKY; encoded by the coding sequence ATGAGAACTGCGTTTTATATTTCAGATGGCACAGCAATCACATCTGAAGTGTTTGGTCATGCGACCTTGTCTTTATTTCCTGTCGAATTTAATCATAAAACAATTCCTTTTGTAGAAACCGAAGAAAAAGCGCATGAAATCAAAGCGCTTATTAACGCCACATCGTCTAAGCAAGGTGAGAAGCCTCTAGTGTTTTTTACTTTTGTGAATCATAAATTATCGGAAATTATTCGCTCTGCAGATGCTGTCTCGTATGACTTTTTAACAACCTATAGCGAAAAAATTGAAAGCGAATTAAACGTTGCCCCAGTACCTAAAGTACATAGAACCCATTCAATACACGAAAAAAGTTATGACTTTAGAATTGATGCAGTTAACTATGCTTTAATGAATGACGACGGCGGTAATATTAAAAACTTTGCTGAGGCTGATATTATTTTAGTTGGCGTTAGTCGAAGCGGTAAAACGCCAACAAGCCTGTATTTAGCCCTGCAATACGGTATTAAAGCGGCCAACTATCCGATCACAGAAGATGATTTAGAAAGCGAAGGGTTACCCAAGTGCTTAGTGCCTTATAAGCATAAACTGTTTGGTTTAACTATAGACCCTGAGAGACTGGCTGCGATCAGAGATAGACGAATGGCAAATTCAAAATATGCATCAATTAGACAGTGTCGTATTGAAGTGCGCGAAGTAGAAATGCTCTATAAAAAGCATAAAATTGCTCATTTAAATTCTACCCACCATTCGGTTGAAGAGATTTCAGCAAAAATCATTTCTGATACAGGTCTTGAGCGTCGTAAGTACTAA
- a CDS encoding class II 3-deoxy-7-phosphoheptulonate synthase, whose product MQSWNPNSWRELPILQQPQYPDQDILKSVEGQLKSAPPLVFAEETRSLFKQLEDVCEGRAFLLQGGDCAESFSDFNAANIRDTFKTILQMAVVLTYGGKCPVVKIARMAGQYAKPRSADLETIEGVSLPSYRGDIVNNFEFTEEARIPDPQRLMTAYHHSAATLNLLRAFAQGGLADLHQVNRWNMGFVAANPQKAKYQQLADKIQDALEFMEVCGINSTIAPSLKETDLYTSHEALLLGYEEALTRRDHLSGDWYDCSAHFVWIGERTRQLDHAHIEFFKGIKNPIGVKVGPGMEPDELIRLIDALNPDNIPGRLTLITRMGADVLPEKLPALVRKVQQEGRKVIWSSDPMHGNTEKASSGYKTRSFDNIMREISQFFAVHKAEGSYAGGVHLEMTGQHVTECTGGAYGLSDDDLAQRYKTQCDPRLNADQVLELGFLVADLLKDARK is encoded by the coding sequence ATGCAATCGTGGAACCCAAATAGTTGGAGAGAACTGCCAATACTGCAGCAGCCACAGTACCCAGATCAAGACATATTAAAATCTGTTGAAGGCCAGCTTAAAAGCGCACCGCCTTTAGTGTTTGCAGAAGAGACTAGAAGTTTGTTTAAACAACTTGAAGATGTGTGTGAAGGCCGCGCATTTTTACTTCAAGGTGGTGACTGCGCAGAATCATTTAGTGACTTTAACGCTGCAAATATTCGCGATACATTTAAGACCATTTTACAAATGGCTGTAGTACTAACCTATGGCGGTAAATGCCCTGTTGTAAAAATTGCACGTATGGCAGGTCAATACGCTAAGCCACGCTCAGCCGACTTAGAAACAATAGAAGGTGTTTCGTTACCATCTTACCGTGGTGATATAGTAAATAACTTTGAGTTTACTGAAGAAGCGCGTATTCCAGACCCTCAGCGTTTAATGACCGCGTATCATCACAGTGCAGCAACACTCAACCTATTACGTGCTTTTGCACAAGGTGGGCTTGCTGACTTACATCAGGTTAACCGTTGGAACATGGGCTTTGTTGCTGCTAATCCACAAAAAGCAAAATACCAACAGCTGGCAGATAAAATTCAAGACGCTTTAGAATTCATGGAAGTATGTGGTATTAATTCAACTATAGCGCCAAGCTTAAAAGAAACAGATTTATACACATCACACGAAGCGTTATTGCTAGGCTACGAAGAAGCATTAACCCGTAGAGACCATTTATCAGGTGATTGGTACGATTGTTCTGCGCACTTTGTTTGGATTGGTGAGCGCACACGTCAGTTAGATCATGCTCATATTGAATTCTTTAAGGGCATTAAAAATCCAATAGGCGTTAAAGTTGGCCCAGGTATGGAGCCAGATGAGCTTATCCGTTTAATTGATGCACTAAACCCAGATAACATTCCTGGCAGGTTAACGCTCATTACACGAATGGGTGCAGATGTATTACCAGAGAAGCTACCGGCGCTTGTTCGCAAAGTACAGCAAGAAGGGCGTAAGGTAATTTGGAGCTCAGATCCAATGCATGGCAATACAGAAAAAGCCAGCTCAGGTTATAAAACTCGCAGCTTTGATAACATTATGCGCGAAATTAGTCAGTTCTTCGCTGTTCACAAAGCTGAAGGCTCATACGCAGGTGGTGTTCATTTAGAAATGACCGGACAACATGTTACTGAATGTACCGGTGGTGCATACGGTTTATCAGATGATGACTTAGCGCAGCGTTACAAAACTCAATGTGACCCTCGCTTAAATGCCGATCAAGTATTAGAGCTTGGCTTTTTAGTTGCAGACCTTTTAAAAGATGCTCGCAAGTAA
- a CDS encoding DNA replication terminus site-binding protein, which produces MVTKVQIRSQFDLLNELTLRLIEELKEYGFAKAEYYQLPEISSVDENIIPESITVSKITGELAHKAILNSFSDMYKKPGLSSRVLKRHPGLLIIQDANKQAIIDRIAQVNNAKAAFKNCILAIDNNDARFEAVHNAMPNLITLAAYRKIHSESESPFSVRFTWMHKHATKTLTKKMALEMLEKSAGYKNPRMIDQQKWQSLVAQEQVRVASLGEKEKLRIRRPTRVSPQVNVRYTAQNRYHVSAALPFILINPQPDVKYGQLPSYEKPLSHPRKREYDFLVDRLYLEQVTK; this is translated from the coding sequence ATGGTTACAAAGGTACAAATTAGAAGTCAGTTTGATTTACTCAATGAGTTAACGCTTAGGCTAATTGAGGAACTTAAAGAATATGGGTTCGCTAAAGCTGAATACTATCAACTGCCAGAAATAAGCAGTGTGGATGAAAATATAATTCCCGAGTCGATTACAGTATCTAAAATTACAGGGGAACTGGCACATAAGGCTATTTTAAATTCTTTTTCTGATATGTATAAAAAGCCTGGTCTGAGTAGTCGCGTATTAAAGCGCCACCCTGGTTTATTAATTATACAAGACGCTAATAAACAAGCTATTATTGATCGGATTGCTCAAGTTAATAATGCAAAAGCGGCATTTAAAAATTGTATTTTGGCGATAGACAATAACGATGCTCGATTTGAAGCCGTACATAATGCTATGCCAAATTTAATTACGCTTGCCGCTTATCGTAAAATTCATAGCGAAAGCGAATCCCCTTTTTCAGTTCGTTTTACTTGGATGCATAAACACGCCACTAAAACACTCACAAAAAAGATGGCTCTTGAAATGCTCGAAAAGTCCGCTGGGTATAAAAACCCAAGAATGATTGATCAGCAAAAATGGCAATCATTGGTTGCTCAAGAACAAGTTCGTGTTGCCAGTCTAGGTGAAAAAGAAAAATTACGAATTAGGCGCCCTACCCGAGTTAGCCCACAAGTTAATGTAAGATACACGGCTCAAAATCGTTATCATGTTAGTGCGGCCTTACCTTTTATTCTTATAAACCCACAACCCGATGTTAAGTATGGCCAACTGCCGAGTTACGAAAAACCGTTATCACATCCACGAAAACGCGAGTATGACTTTCTGGTAGACCGATTATATTTAGAACAAGTAACAAAGTAA